A region of the Nocardia asteroides genome:
CGCTGACGATTCCACGCCGGAGCCTGATCCGGTACGTCGCCCACGGGTGTGTCGATGCTGGGGAATGCGGTGGTCATGGGTCTGCTTCCTGGCCGTTGCGGCCGTCACGACGAAGTGACCGGCCACGACGAAGCCCCACGGCGGGGGGCCGGTCGTTCAGGCCCCGCCGTGGCGGCTAAGCAGGAGCATGGTGCGCATGATGGCAGACTGTAACACGACTCCTCAGACAAGTAGAGAGGTACTGGTTCTGATGATCTCGCAGGTACGGCGCCATCCCCTGGCCGCCCAGGCGGCCGAGTTGCTGCTCACCCGGATCCGGGCGGGCGAATGGCCGCTTGGTCACCGCCTGCCGGGCGAGACGACACTGGCCGCGCAGCTGGGGGTCGGACGCTCGACGCTGCGCGAGGCGATCCGCGAGCTGGCGGGCAAGGGCGTGCTGGACAGCCGCCAAGGCGCGGGCGTCTTCGTGACCGCACTGGACGTGCCCGAGGAGTGGGACGCCGTGCTGCGCCGCGCCACCATCGCCTCGGTGATCGAGGCGCGCATCGCCATCGAGGCCGAGGCCGCCGCACTGGCCGCGCGGCGGCGGACTCCCGCCGACCTACGGGCGATCCGCCGGGCACTGGCCGCGCGTGCGGCGCACGGGGAGTCGGCGCCCGAGCACGTCGACGCCGATATGGCATTTCACCGGGCCGTCATCGTCGCCGCTCACAACGACGTGCTCACCCAGCTGTTCGACAGCTTTCTGCCCCGGCTGCGGCTGGCGATGATCGACATGCTGAAGATCCGCCCGGTGCCGTCGGAGTCCGCGGACCACGCCGCGCACGAGCGGCTGGCCGACGCGATCGCCGCCCGCGACCCCGCCGCCGCGGCCGAGCACAGCCGCGCGCACCTGATCACCCTGAGAGAGGCTTTCGTGTGACCACTCCGGTGCTCGAACTGTCCGACGTGACCTTCCGCCGCGACGGCAAGAAGATCATCAACGGGATCTCGCTGACAGTGCGCGCCGACGAACGCTGGGCGCTGCTGGGTCCCAACGGCGCGGGAAAGAGCACGTTGCTCGGCTTCTGCGGTGCGGTGACCTTCCCGACCTCGGGGTCGGTCCGCGTGCTCGGGGCGGAACTCGGCCGCGTCGAATTGCAGCGGCTGCGCCGCGACATCGGCCAGGTCGACCCCCGCCATCCGCTGCGCTCTCCGCTGACCATTCGCGAGGTGGTGCTGACCGGCCTGACCGCGACGATCGACACCCCGATGCGCTGGGCGCCGACGGCCGGCCAGCTCGACCGAGCCGACGCGATCATCGACACCGTCGGTTTGACGGGAAAGGCGGACGAAATCTGGCCCACGCTGAGCCAAGGTGAACGCGGCCGCACGCTCATCGCTCGCGCGCTGATCGCGCGACCCCGGCTGCTGCTGTTCGACGAGCCGTCCACCGGTTTGGACGTGGCCGCGCGCGAGCAACTGCTGGACACCCTCGACACACTGGACCGCACCCATCCCGACGTCGCCTCCATCCTGGTCACCCACCATTTGGAGGAACTTCCCAGCACGACTACCCACGCGCTGCTCATCGCCGACGGCCACACCGTCGCGGCAGGCCCGGCGCCGGAGACGATCACCACCGAGAACGTCAGCGCCGCGTTCGCGCACCCGGTCGAGGTCCGCTACGACGAGGGCCGCTGGACCGCACGCGCGGCGCGCAGAACCACCGCGTGGCCCTCGCATGTCGATTCGGACGGTGCTCGTTCGATGCAGTGATGTGAGGATCGACCGATCCTGACGACACATCGACCGAGGATGCCCAGATGCGATACATGATGCTCATCCACGTGGACCCCGCCACCGCGCCGCAGCCGGACGAGGCGCTGTTCGAGCAGGTTGGAAAGGTGATCGAGGAGATGACCAAGGCGGGCGTGCTGCTGGACACCAACGGCCTGCGCCCGATCACCGAGGCCACCAAGGTCAGGCAGTCCGGTGGCAGGCAGACCGTGCTGGACGGCCCCTTCACCGAATCCAAGGAGGTAGTCGGCGGATACTCCCTTCTGCAGGTCAAGTCGAAGGAGGAGGCGGTGGAATGGACCTCGCGTTTCCTCGGTGCGCACGGCCCGCAATGGGACATCGAGGTCGAGTTGCGGCGCATCGACGAGCCCGCCTGATCGAGTCCGGCGGATGAGCGGGCAGCGGTCAGCGGAGTCGGCGCGACGCGCCGTCGAGGCGGTGACCCGGATGGAGTGGCCCCGGTTGGTCGCCGGGCTCACTCGAATGGTCGGCGACCTGGGCGCTGCCGAAGAGCTGGCACAGGATGCCTTGGTCGCGGCACTGGAGCAGTGGCCGAGCGCGGGCGTGCCGCCGAATCCGGGCGGCTGGCTCATGCTCACCGCCAAGCACCGGGCGATCGATCTGGTGCGCCGCAACCGGACCCTCGCCCGCAAGCTGGAGCTGCTCGGTCGCGATATCGTGACCGAGCAGCCGCCGCCATCCGGCGCGGACCATCACCCGGTGGAGGACGACCTGCTGCGGATGATGTTCACCGCCTGCCATCCGGCGCTACCCGAGCCGGCCCGGGTGGCGCTGACGCTGCGGCTGCTCGGTGGGCTGACCACCGGAGAGATCGCCAGGGCGTTCCTCGTGCCGGAATCGACGGTGGCGCAACGAATCGTGCGCGCGAAACGCACCATCGCCGACAAGCGGATTCCCTACGAGGTCCCGGGCGAGCCGGAGCTGGGTGAACGGTTGGCCTCGGTGCTGGCGGTGGTCTATCTCGTCTTCAACGAGGGGTATGCCGCGACGGCGGGCGAGGACTGGATGCGGGTGGAGCTGTGCCAGGACGCGTTGCGTCTGGCCCGCATGCTCGCCGAGTTGTTGCCCGCCGAGCCGGAAACGCACGGTCTGGCAGCGCTATTGGAGCTGCAGGCTTCCCGCCTGCCCGCGCGCACCGGCCCCACCGAGGTCATCGTCCTGCTCGACGAGCAGGACCGCTCCCGCTGGGATCGTCTGCTGATCCGGCGCGGACTGGCCGCCCTCGGACGGGCGAACAGTTCGGCGCGCGAGCGCAGGCGGCCGCCGGGCCGGTACGCTCTGCAAGCCGCGATCGCCGCGGTGCATGCGATGGCCGCGACGCCGGAAGAGACCGATTGGCGGCGCATCGCTGGATTGTATGCCGTTCTCGCGCAACGCTTTCCCTCTCCTGTCATCGAGCTCAACCGCGCCGTGGCGGTGAGCCGGATACACGGCCCCGCAGCGGGGTTGGAGCTGGTGGACGCACTCACCGCTACGGGCGCCCTGGACAACTATCACCTTCGCTACGCCGTGCGCGGTGATCTGCTCGCCCGGCTGGGCCGGTACGCCCAGGCACGCACCGAATTCGCTCGCGCGGCCGAACTCACCGGCAACGCTTCGGAGCGAGCCCTTCTGCTCCACCGTGCTTCGGCGTGCGCGGAGGCCGACTAGCCGCACCACGGTGGTAACGCCGTTGTAATCGCCACACCGCAAACGCGTGTGAGCATGCAACGAAATCGACTACCACCGAAGGGAATACGGTTACGTGTGGCAGCTGTATCGAGCAGTGCTCCGCACCGGCGACCACCGCCTGCTCGGCTATGTGGACGTCGGCGCCAGGCTGATGGAACACGCCAGGATCGGCAACCACCTCGTTCAAGGAATCGAACGACTGCTCTGGCAGCCCACCAGGGTCGTTTGGGCGGGACGGGACGCGCCACGGCGCGGGCAGGACAACGAAAACACTTACCGGACAGCAAGTTCCGTTGCGGCGCTGGTGCCCCCGGAACACGGCGCGGTCGGCCGCTACCTGCTCAATCACGACCTTCGGATCTTCATGGACAAAGCCACGGTGCTGGAGAACCAGGCCCGCCACCGCATCCACCCGCTTCCCTTGCTCACCGCCGAACCCGCGCCGGAGCAATGCCACACCTCCGGCGACCACACCCTCCTCGGCGCTTGGGCGGACGCTCTGATCTCGGTGCGCGACACCGTGCCGGAAGGTTTCGAGCAGCGGAAGTTCGACCTGGTGGAACGTCGCCGCTGAGCGCGAGGTTCTGTCCTCGGATCATCCCTCGCGCTCGAATCGACATCGGCGCGGCTGCGCACCGAGTCACAGCCGGACGCGGGCGCCGGCTGCCAGTGTGTCGCCGGGCATCGCGATGACTCGATGCCGACGTGGCGCGTCAACGTTGCGGTGGCTCCGGGGAGGCCGCCGAACCGGTGCGGTGTTCGGCTTCGGCGAGTTCCTTCAGCGTCAGCAGTTGCTTGCGCATCATGAGCACGTCACCGAGGGCCAGCGCCGCCGCGAGCAGTTTCGGCCCGCCGAAGCGTATCCGCACCACGAGCCGGGTTCCCCCACCTTCGGGACGCACCGCGTAGGTGACGCATATCTTGTCCGCGACCAGGGTGATGTGTCTGCCCAGGACGAAGGAGACCAGCTCGAACTGGGACATGAACCGTTGGCCCACTTCCAGTTCGGTGAGCATCGGGTCGCGCAGGCGCGGACTGCGTCTGCCGAAGTTGTCCAGCAGGTCGTAGCTGTACGGACCGACGCGCAACTGGCACAGCCAGGCGTAGACGAGGGTGGGCGGCGCGTCGATGCTGATCGCCCGGTCGGCCTGAACCCCGCCGGGCTGCCGGTCGTCGCACGGCAGGGGTGCTTCGCGCTCGGCCTCGGTGGCGCCCCACACCGTTCCCGGGATCATGCCGCCGCCGCGATTCGGCGCAGCATCTGCCGCACCACCACCCGGTGGCATCCGGTCCCGATGACCAGCGCGCGGTAGATCCGGCCGTGCAGGCCGGGGAAGTCCCCGTAGCTGCGGGCGCGAACGCGGGTGCGGCTGGGTCCTTCCTCGTCCAGTTCGAAGATCAGCGCGTATTTCGAGAACCAGTGTTGCCCGCGCAGCGCCAACCGGCGCGGTTCCTCGGCGGAATCCAGCACGAAGCCGGTCGGCGCCGCGGCGGGATCGTGCGGGTCTTTACACACCACTTTCACCACCGCCTTCCACGCCCGATCACGATTCGCCTCGACCGATCTGGCATGCTCATCTATATAGGACAAACGCTCCATATAGAAGGAACGTACTAGTACATGGCCCCACCCCGCAAGCACGACACCGACGTGATCCTCGACGCAGCGCGCACCCTGGCGCTGGCCGAGGGACCGCGCGCGACCAGCGTGTCGGCCATCGCCGAGGCCAGCGGCGCGCCGGTCGGCACCCTGTATCACCGGTTCGGCAACCGCAACGGCGTGCTCACCGCGGCGTGGTTGCGCGCGCTGCGCCGCTTTCAGGACGGCACCCTCGCCGTGGCGGACGAACCGGACCCGGTCGAGGCCGGTGTCGCGATGGCGCGGGCGGCCCTGCGGTTCGGGCGCGAACTACCCGAGGACGCCAAGCTCCTGCTCGAGCTGCGTCCCAGCGATCTCCTCGACGGCGGACCGGACGCCGAGTTCCGCGCCACCCTGGCCACGATGAACGCCCCGTTGATCGAGCATCTGCGCCGCATCGCCGCCGCGCTGTTCGGCCGCGACGGTGACCGCGAGCTCGACGCGATCTCCCGGGCGGTCGTCGATCTCCCCTACGCGGCGCTGCGCCGCCACGCCCACACTCCGTCACTGCCCGGCTGGCTGGAGGACGACCTGACCGCCGCCGTCCGGACCCTGCTGATCTCCTACCGTCCTTGACCTGCGCGGGTGCCCGGTCCGCGGATCAGCCGGTGATCAGCGCGGGGGTGAGTTCGTCGAGCGAGGAGATGACTCGGGAGGCCAGTCCCAGCGCGTCGGAAGCAGGCGGATACTCCGGGCGCGGCGCGGCGATGACTCGCATGCCCGCCGCATGGGCCGAGCGCAGGCCGTTGCTGGAATCCTCCACTGCCACACAGTCGGTCGGCCGTTGACGCAGGAACGTCGCGACCGTCGAATAGACGTCCGGAGCGGGCTTGCCGCGGTCGACCTCCTCGGTGGAGAAGGTGACGGTGAAATACTCGATCAGGCCGGTCCGGCCGAGCACGGTGTCGATCAGGGCGCGCGGCGACGAACTGGCCAGCCCGAGCGGCCAGTGCTCGCTGATCCGCTGTACGGCCTCGACGGCCCCGGCCAGCAACGGCACGCCGTCGTCATAGCGCTCGGCCATCCGCTCGATCACTTCCCGCGCCACGATCTCCGGCGGCTCGCCGACGCCGAGGTCGCCGCTCAGATAGGCCGACCACTCACCGGTGCTCATCCCCATCAGCCGCTGCTGGGTGTCGGGCAGCCACCGGCCGCCCTTCTCCGCGACATAGCCGCGCCGCACCAGTTCCCAGACCGGCTCGGAGTCGATCAGTACGCCGTCCATGTCGAAGACGACCGCGGTGATACCCATGCACACAGAGCCTTTCGCCAGCCGGAGCGGTCAGAGGTCGATCGCGGCCGAGTCGCACTGCCCACCCGCCCGAATCGTGCCGGTACCACCCGCGAAAACGCGATACCCGGCCGCGCATCAGCCTAGGCGGTGCGCGCGTGCGGCGACGCACGCGGCACCCGCCCGGCGAGCATTCCCCGGGCAACCGATAACTTGTTCTTATGAACGAACCGCAGGCCGGCGACTCGCTGCCGAGCAAGGAACACCACGAGGGCGGGTTCCGGCCGATGACCGAGCTGATCGCCGCGCACGAAGCCGCCAAGGACGACATCTCCCGCGGCGGGCCGCACTACGGACAGTTCATCGAGCAGGTGCGCGGCCTGATGGACCGGGTCCGGCTGACCTCCCCCTCCGACGAACTGGCGGTGGAGGCCATCGGCATCCTCAAAGAGCTCAACGACAAGCTCGACGCGGCCGTGGTGGACGAGTGGTCGACGCCCAACTGGACCCGCTTCGACCTGCCCGCCCGCGGCAACATCACGCTGCCGCCGTTCGTCATCGACCACGTCGACCGGCAGGGCGTCGACGCGCGCCTCACCTTCCGCACCTTCCACCTCGGCGGCAACAGCGCCGCCCACGGCGGCCAGATCGCCATCGCCTTCGACGACCTGCTCGGCATGGCGGCCGCGGTGCACTCCGGCTCGGTCACCAGAACCGCCTCGCTCACCGTCGACTACCGCTCGATCACCCCGTTGAACACCGAGCTGAAGGTGCGCGCGTGGGCCGAGCGGCAGGAGGGTCGCAAAGTCTACGTGCGGGCCACCCTGCACAACGGCGACCGGCTGTGCGCGGAGGCGAACGGCTTGTTCATCGTGCTCGAGCCCGGACAGCCCTGACGCGCCACGGCACGACGCGCGGTCGCGGACCGGGATCGTCGGCTTCCTGGCCGCCCATGTTCCGTCCGTGTCACTCACGCATGGTGAAGCGACCCGGTTACCGGTCGACACGCGCAGACCTACGCGCTGACGCGACTACCCGCCCGCAGCGGCCGGACCATCGCCGAGAGTAATTGCGGCCCAGGTCTTCCCCCGAGCGTTGGCGATGGACTCCCGCCCCACGAGTGCGGTCGCGAATGGCGCACCGTGCACCAATGCATGAATTGCCCTGTCCCAGCCGGAAATCCGGATCGATCGAAAGAGTGCAGGTAGAGGCAAGGCGCACGACCCCGGAGTCGCCGCGTGTGCATTCATTGCAAATACGCGTGAAATGCATGCGCCGCAAGCACGTTCAGCGCGCGCCGGTCGTGCCGGACGACCGGCGGGCGCCGAGTGATCACGGCCCGGGGAAATGCGCTTCCCGGTACGCGGCGAACCGCGCGTCCACCTGCTCGGCGGTCAGCCCGAAGTCGCCGAGGGTGTAGCGGTGCGCCGGACGCGCCGCGCCCGTGGTGCTCTGCGCGTGCAGCGCGGTCATCGCGGCGCTCGCCTCCTCGGTCAGCGGTAGCTCGAAGCGCCGGTAGATCGACTCGACGGTGCCGATCGGGTCGGCGACGAACTCGTCGTAGTCGACGTCGCAGAACTGCCCCGCGGCGAAGCGCTCGCGGTCGGCGAGGAATCGCTCCGCGCCCCGCGCCCACAGATCCAGTTGTGCCGTGCCCACCACCGGACCACGGAATTTCTCCGACCAGCCCGCCGACGCCTGCTCGTTCAAGCTGCACACCGACGCGATGATGGTGCGCGGATCGCGGTGCATCTGGATGACCAGCGCGTCCGGATAGACCTCGAAGATGGCGTCCAGCGCGAACAGGTGGCTCGGGTTCTTCAGCACCCACCGTTTGCCCGCGTCCGGCAAGCCGATCAGCTGGAGGTTGCGCCGGTGCCTGCGGTAGGCGGGCGTCCAATCCCGGTCGCGCAACCACTCGGAGTAGGTGGGCAGGTAGGCCAGGCACTCGTAGGACACCGACATGGCCGATTGCCGCAACAGCTGCCAGCACTCCTCGACCTGGTCGGCCGAAATGTGATGGACGCCCATGAATTCCGGGTGTTCGACGTGGTGCTTGTCGTAGGCGGCCGCCAGGCGCTGGTACACCGGGTTACTCGCCCACGTCTCCCGCGGCGGGCGCGGTTGCGGCATCTCGGTCAGCCACATCTCCAGCCCTTGGTGCGCGGGGTCGGCGTTGAGCAGACGGTGCACCGCCGTCGTGCCCGAGCGCGGCAGACCGGTCACGAAGATCGGCCGTTCGATCGCCACGTCGGCGTGCTGCGGGTGCTGCCGCCAGGCCGCCTCGCTGAGCAGGCGGGCGATCAGGGCGCCGCGCAGGAAGGCGCGGTTGACCTTGTTGCCGAACGGGGTGAGTGCGGCGTCCTTCGCATACGACTCGAGCAGCACCTCGAGCCCCTCGCGATAGTCATCGGTCCCGAAGTCGTCCAGCCCGACCACCTTGGTCGCGGAAGCATGCAGGTCATCGACGGTGCCGACATCGTCCCTACCGATCACGGTCATCTCCTAGTGGTGGTATTCGCCGGCGTTGACGTCCAGGCACGCGCCGGTGATCGCGCGGGCCATGTCGGACGCGAAGAACACGACAGCGTCGGCGATCTCGTCGGGTTCGGGGAGCTTGCGCAGGTCGGTGGTCTTCGCGGTCTCGTCGTAGACCTCCTCTGGGGTGATCCCCCGCTGCTGCGCCAGGTAGTTGAAGTACCACTTCAGGTTGTCGGCCCAGATATAGCCGGGCGCGACGGAATTCACCCGGATACCTTTCGGCCCGAGTTCGGTGGCCAGGCTCTGCGCCAGCGCGAGCAGGCTGGCCTTCGCCATCTTGTACGGCCCGAAGGTCCGCCGCGAGTGGCGCAGCACAGCCGAGTTGATCATCACGACCGAACCCTTGGTCTCGGTGAGGGCGGGCACGAACAGCCTGGTCAGGCGCAATGCGGCCAGCACGTTCGTCTCGAAGCCCGCCCGCACCTGGTCCAAGTCGACATCGGCGAGATCGACGATGGGCGGGATGGCGAACGCGTTGTTCACCAGCGTGTCCACCTTGCCGAACGCGCTGCGCGCGGTCTCCACCAGATCGGCCGCGGCGGCCTCGTCGTTGATGTCGGTGGGCGCGACCACCGCGCGCCTGCCCAGTGCGGTGATCTCCGCGGCCACCTCGGTCAGCCGCGACTCGGTCCGGGAGGCCAGCACCACGTCCGCGCCCGCTTTCGCGCTCTGCACGGCGATCGCGCGCCCCAATCCCGGCCCTACGCCGGAGACGACGACCACTTTGTCCCGCAACAGCATCAGCCGAGCATCCTTTCCGCGACGGCGACTTGCCGCGCCGCGATCCGCGTACGCCACTGCTCCGGCGTGACCCGGGCCTGCTCGTAGAAGGGCAGGCGATTCGGCAGATCGGCGACCGAGACCAGCTCCACGGTGGGCCCGTCGTCCGGTTTCATCTCCCTCGACAGCCGCTGCCAGCGGAATTGCAGATAACCCCTGGCGTGCCCGGTGCGCTCGATCCAGTTGGCCAGACCGGGATCGCGCTCGCTGACCACCAGCCGGATCATCCCGTCCGGGTCCACGTGCGCCTGGTCGGCGGTGAGGCTGGTCTGGTGGTTGATGTAGTCCAGCGACAGGTACCACATGCTGCCGAGCTGGAAGCCCTGGTAGGGCGCGTCGGACTTCGGCACCGTGATGATCATGGCCTGGTCGTCGTCCAGGTCGTAGTGACCCACCGAGGAGAACTGTGTGCTGAGCCCGCCCGGCGTCGGCCTCGGCTCGGTCAGCGTGTTCACCGGCAGGTTCAGGTAGAACCACTCCGGGAAGGCGAGGAAGGTCTTCAGCCGCGACACCAGCATCTTGCCCGCGACGCCGTACCGCTTGGTCAGCACGTCCTTGGTCAGCGGCGGCGGCGCGTCACCGATGCGGTCGACCCGCTGGATGCGGATCGTGCCCGCCTTCTCGGTGGCCCAATCGCTGTGGACCTCGCGCACCACCAGCATCGCCGCGTCGGCGCCGAGATGAACGTATCCCGGGCCCGCTTCGCCCGGTCCGAAGCGGAGCTCGTAGCTGCCGTCAGGGCGGATGTCGAGCTCGCGGTCGTCGAAGGCGGTGAGGCTGTCGGGCACGTCCACCGGCGAGTAGTTGCCATTGAGCACCTGGAAGCTCAGGTCGCGGGTGGTGCCGCGGGTTCCGGTCACCACGTATTCCGCGTCTGGCCGCAGATAGGCGTGGAAATAGAGGGTATCGGGGTTGTCCAATCCCATCTTGGTGTAGGGCCCGGTGGACATCACGAAGAACGGGAAGTCCAGCTCGTACGCCCAGGCCATCTGCAACGACGCGCGGATGCTGCCCGCCAGGTAGTCGTAGCCCTCGACGAGGTCCTGTTCGGTGCGGATGTGCGCGGCTCCGGTGATGATCTGCTCGGCGGCGGCGATGGCGTCCGCGAACGGCTGTGTCAGCAAGAGGCTCTCTCCGGTGTTCCATATATGTACCGCTCTGGTACATTTCGATCAAGGCAAGATTAGAACGTGTTCTAGGAGTGGTCAATGGTCGGCCGTCGGTCCGCACCCACCGCGCGGGTGGTTCAGGTCCTCGATTTCTTCGTCGAGCAGCGCGGGAAACGCTTCGGGCTCTCCGAGCTCGCCCGCGAACTCGACTTGGCCAAACCGACCTGCCTGGGCATCCTGACCGAACTCACCGCGGGCGGCTACCTGACGCGCGACGCCGATACCCGCACCTACGGGCTCGGACCGGCGCTGATCGCGGCCGGACGGGCGGCGCAGGACAGCTTCGCCATCTCCGCGCTCGCGCGCGTCGAGCTGGAGAAACTCTCCGCGCGGTACCACACGACCTGCACGGCGTCGGCGGTGGTCGGCGAGCAGATCATGGTGCTGGAGAGCACCGGTCCCGGCTTGGTGAAGGTGGGCGCGGCCTACCATTTCGCGCCACCGGTCGGCCTGATGTACGTGCTCTGGGACATCGACGCGGCCTTCGACGCCTGGCTGGCCAAGCCGTCGGCGGTGCCGTTGCGACAGGACGAGGCGCGCCTGCGCCAGGTCGTCGCCGAGTGCCGCGAGCGCGGGTTCCTCGTGGAGAGCATGACCACGGCCGGACGGCGGCTGTACTCGCTGCTGGCCGGGGTCGCCGACCGCGATCTGCCGCCCGAGCTGCGCGAACTGGTCGGCGAGCTGGTGACGAGCCTCGGCGAGCGGGTGTATCTGGGCGCGGATCTGCGCCCCCGCAAGGAGCACGCGGTGAGCCTGCTGGCGGCCCCGACCTACGACGGCGACGGCAGGCAGAACATGGTGCTCACGATGTACGTCGGCCGGTCGGTCACCGGGGCCGAGATCGCCAGGCGAGGCGCCGCGCTGGTGGCCGCCGCCGACGCGGTGACGGCGAACTCCGGCGGGCACAAGCCGGGCACAAGCCATTGACCAAAGACCGAAACGTGTTCTAGTTTTGCGGTGTGAGCCAGTACGCGAAGTCGACGGCGAGCACCTACGAGCTGCCCCATCTGGACGCGCTCGAGGCCGAGTCGGCGCACATATTCCGTGAAGTGGCAGCGACATTCGAACGCCCGGTGTTGCTGTTCTCCGGCGGCAAGGACTCGGTGGTGATGCTGCATCTGGCGGCCAAGGCCTTCTGGCCCGCGCCGCTGCCGTTCCCGGTGCTGCACATCGACACCGGGCACAACTTCGACGAGGTGATCGCCTACCGTGACGCGACGGTGGCCCGCTTGGGGCTGCGTCTGGTCGTAGGACGAGTGCAGGACGACATCGACGCGGGACGGGTGGTCGAGGAGACCGGGCCGCGCGCCTCTCGCAACCGGCTACAGACCACGACGCTGCTGCGCTCGATCCAGGAAGGATCGTTCGACGCGGTCTTCGGCGGCGCGCGCCGCGACGAGGAGAAGGCCCGCGCCAAGGAGCGGGTGTTCAGCTTCCGCGACGAGTACGGCCAGTGGGATCCGCGCAGGCAGCGCCCCGAACTGTGGAACCTCTACAACGGCAGGCACCGCGCGGGCGAGCACATCCGGGTGTTCCCGCTGTCGAACTGGACCGAACTCGACATCTGGAGCTACATCGCCGCCGAGGATATCGAGCTGCCCCCGCTGTACTACGCCCACCGCAGGCCGGTGGTGCAGCGCGACGGAATGCTGCTGGCGCACACCCGTTTCCTCGAACTGCTCGACGGCGAGCAGCCCTACGAGGCCACCGTGCGCTTCCGCACCGTCGGCGACGCGACCTGCACCGGCTGCGTCGAATCCACCGCGGCCACCCCCGCGGAGGTGGTCGCCGAGGTCGCCGCGGCACGGGTCACCGAGCGCGGCGCCACCCGCGCCGACGACCGCATCTCCGAGGCAGGCATGGAAGACCGCAAACGCGAAGGCTACTTCTGATGACGACCACACTGTTGCGCCTCGCCACCGCGGGCAGCGTCGACGACGGCAAATCGACCCTGATCGGCCGGCTGCTGTTCGACTCCAAGACCCTCTTCACCGACCAGCTCGCCGCGGTGGAGCGCACCAGCCGCGACCGCGGCGACGACTATCCGAACCTCGCCCTGCTCACCGACGGCCTGCGCGCCGAACGCGAACAGGGCATCACCATCGACGTGGCACACCGCTACTTCGCCACGCCCAGAAGAAAATTCATCATCGCCGACACCCCCGGCCACGTCCAGTACACCCGCAACATGGTGACCGGCGCCTCCACCGCCGACCTGGCGCTGATCCTGGTGGACGCCCGCAAAGGCGTGGTGGAGCAGACCCGTCGGCACGCGTTCCTGGCCGGCCTGCTCGGCATCCCGCACCTGGTGCTGTGCGTGAACAAGATGGACCTGGTGGACTGGTCGCAGGAGCGATTCGAGGAGATCCGCGAGGAGTTCGCGCGGTGGGCCTCCAAACTCGACGTCTCCGATCTGACCTTCGTGCCGGTGTCGGCGCTGCACGGCGACAACATCGTGCATCGCGGCGCGAGCATGCCGTGGTATGAGGGCACTCCCCTGCTGCACCATCTCGAAGAGGTGCACATCGCCTCCGACCGCAACCTGATCGACGCGCGCTTCCCGGTGCAGTACGTCACCCGCAGGCACGCGC
Encoded here:
- a CDS encoding helix-turn-helix domain-containing protein; translation: MVGRRSAPTARVVQVLDFFVEQRGKRFGLSELARELDLAKPTCLGILTELTAGGYLTRDADTRTYGLGPALIAAGRAAQDSFAISALARVELEKLSARYHTTCTASAVVGEQIMVLESTGPGLVKVGAAYHFAPPVGLMYVLWDIDAAFDAWLAKPSAVPLRQDEARLRQVVAECRERGFLVESMTTAGRRLYSLLAGVADRDLPPELRELVGELVTSLGERVYLGADLRPRKEHAVSLLAAPTYDGDGRQNMVLTMYVGRSVTGAEIARRGAALVAAADAVTANSGGHKPGTSH
- the cysD gene encoding sulfate adenylyltransferase subunit CysD, giving the protein MSQYAKSTASTYELPHLDALEAESAHIFREVAATFERPVLLFSGGKDSVVMLHLAAKAFWPAPLPFPVLHIDTGHNFDEVIAYRDATVARLGLRLVVGRVQDDIDAGRVVEETGPRASRNRLQTTTLLRSIQEGSFDAVFGGARRDEEKARAKERVFSFRDEYGQWDPRRQRPELWNLYNGRHRAGEHIRVFPLSNWTELDIWSYIAAEDIELPPLYYAHRRPVVQRDGMLLAHTRFLELLDGEQPYEATVRFRTVGDATCTGCVESTAATPAEVVAEVAAARVTERGATRADDRISEAGMEDRKREGYF
- a CDS encoding SDR family oxidoreductase, whose translation is MLLRDKVVVVSGVGPGLGRAIAVQSAKAGADVVLASRTESRLTEVAAEITALGRRAVVAPTDINDEAAAADLVETARSAFGKVDTLVNNAFAIPPIVDLADVDLDQVRAGFETNVLAALRLTRLFVPALTETKGSVVMINSAVLRHSRRTFGPYKMAKASLLALAQSLATELGPKGIRVNSVAPGYIWADNLKWYFNYLAQQRGITPEEVYDETAKTTDLRKLPEPDEIADAVVFFASDMARAITGACLDVNAGEYHH